A window of Streptosporangiales bacterium contains these coding sequences:
- a CDS encoding molybdenum cofactor biosynthesis protein MoaE translates to MHASRPDVIRSVAIRETPLAVDDVRAAVADPAAGGVVVFVGTVREQDQGKGVVRLGYQAHPSAGEVLSQVVEKIAAGHDVGAVAAEHRVGELEIGDVAVVVAASAAHRGEAFAAAQQLIDDLKATVPIWKRQDFTDGTTAWVGSP, encoded by the coding sequence ATGCACGCTTCACGACCCGATGTCATCCGGTCGGTCGCCATCCGCGAGACGCCGCTCGCCGTCGACGACGTCCGCGCGGCCGTCGCCGACCCGGCCGCCGGCGGCGTCGTGGTGTTCGTCGGGACGGTGCGGGAGCAGGACCAGGGCAAGGGCGTCGTGCGGCTGGGATATCAGGCACATCCGTCCGCGGGCGAGGTGCTCAGCCAGGTGGTCGAGAAGATCGCCGCCGGGCACGACGTCGGTGCGGTGGCGGCCGAGCACCGGGTGGGGGAGCTGGAGATCGGTGACGTCGCCGTCGTCGTCGCGGCGTCGGCAGCGCACCGCGGGGAGGCGTTCGCCGCCGCGCAGCAGCTGATCGACGATCTCAAGGCCACCGTGCCGATCTGGAAGCGGCAGGACTTCACCGACGGCACCACGGCGTGGGTGGGATCCCCCTGA